In Bacteroidota bacterium, the genomic window GAAACATCCCCTCCCCAACGATGCACATCACGAACAATTGTTGAGCTGATCAATCCGTATTCCTGCGCCGGCAGCAAAAACACAGTCTCAAGCCCCGGATTTAGTTTTCGATTGGCATCAGCCATCGGCCGCTCGTACTCAAAATCACTCACCTGGCGCAATCCTCGTAGTAAGGCGACAGCATTCCGCTCGCGCGCATGATCCGCGATCAAGCCTTTAAAACTGTGTACCGAAACCCGATCCAGGTGTGCAACACAGGCCTCGATAAGCTGGCAGCGTTCCTCTGGATCAAAGAGTGCCTTTTTGGAGGAATTCACTGCAACCGTGACCTCAATTCGGTCGAAAATACTGAGGCCACGTTCGAGCAGATCGAGGTGTCCGAGGGTGAAGGGATCAAAAGAACCAGGAAAAAGAGCTACACGCATTGCTTCAGCTTGGTTGAGACTTGCGAGAAACGGGTCTGCGCAAAAGGGCTGTTACTTTTGAAAAATAGAGACAGTGGTCCGTCCGTACGACTTTACCCGCACTACCCGGTCATCGTCTTCAAAATTGTGTTGCTGATCGTGTTCGAGCGAAAACATGCCGCCCGGCTTGAGCAAAGGCCAAACACGATCGGGCAAACGCTCTATGCCGTCCAGCGCATACGGGGGATCGGCAAAAACAATATCAAACGGCTCACCGTGGTAAGATCGCAAAAAACTGGCAACTTCCGTTTGGTAGAATACCGTGGCCTCGTCAACACCCAGGGTCGTAGCGTTTTCGCGGCATATTTTCATCACCCGGCTGTTCGATTCGACAAAATAGACGAGATTTGCGCCCCTGCTAATGGCTTCGAGACCAAGCGAACCGGTGCCAGCAAATAAATCCAGGATCTGGATATCTTCAAAATCTATTCGGCTGGTGAGCAGGTTGAAAAGCGATTCGCGCGTACGATCCGTTGTTGGTCGCGTCAGGTGCCCTTTGGGGGCTTTTAAGGTTCTGCTCCGTAACGAGCCGGCTATGATACGCATAGGTGGTAAGCGATCAATCAGACAAGAGACAATGCGATGTAGTTGAGCGGCGGTCCCGCTGCTACATCGCGATCCCAATGCAGGGTGCGTACGCTTCTGCGGTAAAATGCATACCCGGACCTTTACGGTCGAGGGAGACAATTTCCATGGGATTCAGCACTTCGGGTGTTTTTTTAAAGATCTCCTGCAATACTGAGAACACCTCAGCATCGATATCTTCGCCATAGATGTAAAGTTGCCCCACAGCGGCACGGTCGATATTGAGCCGGCGCAACAGGGAAAGCGCGAAATAGACGCTATCTGTAGGCGTACTGGTATCGGTGTAGTGGCTGTAATTCCAGGCAAAGTCCTGACACAACACGTACTCAATGTGGGTTTTATAGTAGCCAATGGCGAGGGCATAAGGTGCATCAGCCCCAGCAATCATGTTCTCATTGCGTGCCATGGCTTCAATCGCATTGGCGGTACCCCGCGTACTCAAATTGAACCGAAAATGGTCGTGCGGTAAGGCAGATAAAATATCGTTCAACTGACCATGGATGCGCTCGTGAACGCCAAGGACATGAAACCACTCCACAACCCGACCATTGTCGAGTTTTTCCGTGCGCACAACATCTGCAGTCAGATGCAAGGGCAACGGAGGTGTGGTCGAGGTAAGCAAGGTGGCTTCTTCCTGGAGGCGCCATTTGCGCTCATCCTCGGTAAGGTCCACATAGAGCGGGGTAAAGAAAGAAAAGCAGTTGCTGGGGTGAAACACAACGTTCAGTTCCGTAGCGACAGATTCCGAAAAAACGTCGTTTAGGGCTTCGGTGAGTGTTTCGAGTTGGGCTGGCTGCGCCCCCTCAGAGAGGGAACGCGCCATATTAAAATCAAACTCGCAGCTACCCAGCTTCAACAATTTATAGTCAGAACCATTCCGTTCGACTTCAGCATAGCGCAGCGTCGACTCATACAGGTCAACGCCGGCCCGCACAAAAGCTCCCATAGGGTATCCTCTGCTCCCTTCTTGTCACGTCCAGATTACTGACCCGGGAGCCACCTGAATGTACGAGGGATTATTATTCCCAACTGGCTGCATTGAGCAGCGTCACATCCGACAATAAAGTGCCAATTGAGTCGTCAGAATCCGGGTCTGCCAACAAATATGTTTTGACGCGGGATGTGTCGTTCGTTGAGTATGTAAACATCTTGCCGGTACGCGGCGAGTAAATCAGCGAATCGAGATTGAGTTCCATACCGAGTACGCTATCTCGCTTCATGCTAAAGACGGAATCCATCTTGGCAAAAAGCGCCAGCGAGTCGATTGTTGAAGGAAAACGCTCGTATTGTGATTCATACTGAATAGCAACCTGGCGCACCTGGTCCATACGTGCGCGGGTCAGTTCAGTCAATTCTTGTTGCCGTTCAATTTCTTCATACGGCTCTGTAATAGAGAGGTACAAGAAATACGACAATGCTGCGATCAAGACCCATAAAAGAATCTGAAGGCCTGTACGAAGGCTACCTGAAGCCATAATTCGATTTACTCCGGGTGGGTTTTGGTGGTACGGTAATTCGTTTTAACGCGTCGCGTGGGTGATAACGCCCCTGGTTGCGACGGATAATTGCATTTAAATGCTGGTGCGCACTCAAATGCATGTATTCTCGGGGTCCTACAAGAATATGAGCGTTGAAAATACTGGCCCTTCCTTCTAAATGCAACTCCCCTCGCGTGGGATGCGCGGTTAATTGACAAAACAAAGGTGAACCATGTGAAGTTTGAGGCTCATACCTGCGTGTGGTATAAAAAAAGACCACTTAGCTTTAAGATAGTTGCCCTGCCCGAAAATGAACACATCCACCAAAAAAATCACCCGTTTATTAATAAACATTGACCATGTGGCAACCTTGCGCAATGCACGCCGGGAGGCCTTTCCTGACCCGGTTCACGCTGCTGTACTCGCTGAAACGGCCGGCGCAGACGGGATTGTTTTCCACCATCGCGTGGATGAGCGGCACATCAATGAACGCGATGTGCGAATACTCAAAGAGGTTGTCAAGACGAAACTGGATTTTGAACTCTCCATGAATGAGGGGATCATTGCGCTTTGCTGTGAGATCCAGCCCCCATTGGCGACACTTGTCCCTGAAAAAAGGGAAGAAGTGACCACTGAAAGCGGGTTAGACATTATTAAACACAAATCGCGGATCAAAGCGGTTACCGCACAGTTGTTCGACGCCGGCATAGAGGAAGTAGCCCTTTTTGTCGACCCTGACCCTGCACAAATCGAAGCGGTTGCGGCAACGGGGGCAAACTGTATTGAATTGCACACGGGTGAATACGCTGTAGCTGCCTCCCATGCAGAACGGATGCGCCAAATCGAACGGTTGGCCGCTGCCGCAACGCAGGCGCATGCTATGGGCATTACCGTCCATGCCGGCCACGGACTCGATTACAGCAACTATGCCCTGTTCAAACAACACGTACCGTACATCAGCGAAGTGTCGATTGGTTTTGCGGTTATTGCCCGTGCCATGTTTATTGGTTTCGAACAGGCCGTACGCGAAATGTTACAAATTGTTAAAAACTGAATTTTTCAGGCGAATAAAATCAAACCCGTTTTGAGCAAGAATACCGAAATCCCCTCTCCCCACCGTAGCGGATATATCGCGCTGATCGGCAAACCCAATGTGGGTAAAAGCACGCTGATTAACGCATTGGTTGGGCAAAAAATGTCGATTGTTACCTCTAAACCGCAAACGACGCGGCACCGGGTACTCGGTATACATTCTACGGATGACTACCAGGCTATTTTCCTGGATACCCCCGGCGTATTGGAGCCCAAATACAAGCTGCACGCAGCCATGATGCGCAACGTCCACAGCGCGGCTGATGATGCAGATGTCATCTTAATGATTGTCGATGTACGCGATGACCCTAAAGACGTTATGGACCTGGGTGTTCTCAAAGGTAAGCCCGTCTTTCTTGTCATCAACAAAATTGACCTGATTCCAGAGAAAGAGGCGCTGCCTCTGGCTGAAGCGTACGCCGAGATGTACAATTTTGAAGGAATTATCCCTATTTCGGCGCTAAAAGGCGCCAACCTGGATCGGCTCAAATCACTCTTTCTCACCTACCTGCCGGCCGGCCCTCCCTTTTACCCCAAAGAAATGATCAGCGAGCACCCGGTGCGCTTCTTTGTTGCAGAAATTATCCGGGAGAAGATCTTTGAGTTTTACAGCAAAGAAATCCCTTATTCAACCCAGGTTAATATTACAGTATACAAGGAGCGGGAAAAGAAAAAGGACCTGATCGACGCTGAAATTGTTGTCGAACGCAATTCACAAAAAGGCATCCTGATCGGCAAAGGCGGAAGTGCGCTGAAACGCGTTGGCTCTGCGGCGCGCAAAGACATCGAAGCCCTCATAGACCGGGAAATCTTTCTACAACTCCACGTGAAGGTCCGCGAAGGCTGGCGAAATCATGACAATTTGCTCAAGTCTTTTGGGTACGGCAAACAATAGAACAGACCAAATCACACTGCTTTTATGGCCATTTCTTTTGAAACTGAACAGGAGCGCGAGGTCTGGGGCGTAATCAACGCAATCAATGAAGCCTGGGTAAATGATCGGGCCGAGCAAGTTGCGTTGCACTTGCACCCTGATTGTGTAATGACGTCTCCAGACTTTGATCAATACCTGCGCGGCAAGCAAGCCGTGGTAGACAGCTACATCGCCTACACAAAAATGGCACGCACCCTCGCGTTTGGTATCGCCAACGCAAGCGTCGACATTTTTGGCGATATGGCCATGGTCAATACTACGTTTGTTATGACCTACCAACTCGAAGGGAAAACCTACCAGAGTTCCGGACGCGATATCTGGACCCTGAAGCACGCAAACAACCGCTGGTACGGTATCTGGCGCTCACTGGCAGATATGCAGGAGGAGGCGTCCGGTTAAGGCATCCTAAACCCTTCGATGCGGACTTTCTATATCGAATTCACCTCTCTCAAGGGGCAAATTTGTGACGTCCTGTTACGATGTCGAGCGCTATGGTTGCATGTACAACCCCTTTTCCAACCTCCTGCGCGCCACCTCCGGCAACGCGGCTGATGCGTCAAAATGATGAAGCCGAAACGTACGCCGGCGTGGATACCCTTTGCGAGAAGCCAGAAAAAACGCGCCCTGCTCCACTTTCGGCAAACTCAATAATGCCCGGAAAGCAGCATCATCAGCCCGGATATCGTACATCTGCCTGATCACATTCAGCATCCACGCTTCGTCGTCAACGGGCACGGCCGGCATCTCCAACAAGAGTTGATCTTCTGCTGTCGGCTGGAGGATACTGGCTGGCTCCCAGCCGCCATCAACCCCATAGTGCGCGGTAAACGCCTCGTAAATCTGAATGGTACCGTTGACCTTGCCCTCATAAGAATGTCCTGCGATGTGCGGCGTCCCGATATCGACCAGCGATAGCAACTCCGTATCAATTTCGGGTTCGTATTCCCATACATCGAGAATAACTGCACCCAGGTGGCCGGCTTTAAGCACGGATTTCAACGCCTCATTGGATACGATAGCACCCCGAGCTGCATTAACCAGCCAGGCATCGGGCTTCATTTGCAGCAAACGCGCTTTGTCTAACAAGTGATGCGTTGCGTGCGCGCCGGTTTTGGTAAGCGGTGTATGCGTGGTAACAATGTCTGATTGCGCAAGCAGGGTGTCGAGTGAAACCACGGGAAACGGGTGTGTATGGCCTGGTTTATTGCCAAACTGAGGGGGATCGTTCACCAGTATCTGCATCCCCAGTGCCGGCAGGCGTTTTGCCAGACGGCCACCGATGCTGCCGGCGCCAACAATGCCAACCGTTTTCCCTTTCAAGGTGGTCTTTTGGCGCGCAGCAACCTCGTAGAGGGCTGCCAACACGTATTCAACAACAGATTCTGCATTACACGCCGGCGCGTGGTAAAACGGTACGTTACGCGACACCAGATAGGCTTTGTCTACATGATCAGTGCCTACCGTGGCAGAAGCCACAAATTGCACAGGGGTACCGGCAAGTAACGCATGGTCGACCCGGGTACCACTGCGAATAAGCAAAATGTCTATATAGTTTAGATCCTTAGCGGTAAGTCGATTCCCTTTACATAACGTAATATTTCCAAGATTCCCGAAAGCATCGGTTGCAAACAGAATCTTTTCTTCAGACAGGATATTAAACATATATATTACATATATTCATGTTAAGAATTGTTTTTGATTAGCAACTGGCCATTTAAGAATCCGAAATGGTTTGGCGATATCAAGCCTTTGTAAAAGCCCGCCTGTTCTTTGTTCAAAAGATATTCATTGAATTCGAAAGTAATTGACTTGACTCCCACCTTGAGACTCGGCTTGAGCCTCAAGCTAGTGAAACAAGCTCCCTAATCTTTCGTTAAGCAGGCTTTCTGAAAAATCGGCATGATATGTGCCATCAAAACTGCTTCATCGCAAATTGTTTGCAAGACCTGTCAAAACGGCATAAAAGCGACAATTTCGATGACTGAAGATGCCCTCAGAAACTTCCCAGTGCAATACCTTGCGTAACCTAGAAATAGATAAAACGCGTACCATCATCTTCACTGCAACGCTTGCTTTGTTGGTGTTAGGCTCAACGGGTGCATTTACCCAATTGATGCCAGAAAATGCAGAGCCAATGTTTGCAACGTCTGTAGAAGGCGTCGCAACCGACTCCCTGACAGCACCTGCTGACTCTGTATTTCAGGTAACGTTTGCAAGTACAAAAGAAGAAATCCAGTTGCGGCCTTACCAGTTGCCGCTTATTCCGGCTTCTTCTATAGATTCAGAAACCCTTTGGCTCGCCCGCTGCATTTACTCTGAAACCAATCGCCCTGAAGAACAGGAGCTGATTGCATGGGTAGTGCGCAACCGCGTAGAATCTACGTACAGAGGCAAAACAACGTACCGCAGGGTTGTACTCGACCCTTATCAGTTTAGCGCTTTTAACGCTGACTCGCCTAAATCGAGCTATTACCGTTCATTGATGCCATCACACAACCAGGATGGCTGGCAACGTGCGCTTACGATTGCCTACTATGTGCGTCTCGCACGGCCTGATTACCGGCCATTCTCTGCTGAGACCCTGCACTTTTACAGTGAACAGTCTATGGTTGGCCGCAAAAAACCCGCGTGGGCCTACGGCAGCCAACCAATTCAGACGCCTGAGCGTTACGCGCTCGACGAACGTCGCTTCCGGTTCTATGAGGGCATTTCCTAGCAGATCACTTACACTGGTCTGAGGCAACCTCACAAAATCAAAACGGGTTTCAGGAGCTATCCTGAAACCCGTTTTCTATTTTGGTCTGCTACCAATCCGTAATCAATGACGGACCCTGTAAGGCAGTACCTCGAACGTAAGCTACAACCCTACCCCGAGGCGTAACATCACGCCGTTCAGGAGTTGGGTATCAGTTGTTGAGAACGTACGGCCGGCTATCTGAAACTCACTGCCTGTAAACTCAGACAAACCAAATGTGTATTTCATTTCCGGGTAGAGCATAAACAAACCCATATCCAACTCGATACCAAACCCAAAGCCCCCGGCTACACTTACATTGTTCATCCCCTCAATTTCGTCGCGCGACCCCGATGGAAAGCGCAGCACTGGCCCGACCGTTATAAACGGGGTAAGAATCTCCATATTGAACCTGAAACGGAAATCAAGTGGGATTTCAAACAGGTTAATATTGAAGTTGTCGCGGAAGTTGGGATCTGCATCGTTGGCAAATTCAAAAATACTGCCGGCAGACATATAGCGCAGACCCGGCCGCAGGGCAAGTCCACCGATAGGCAGATCAAACCACAACTCAGCATGCCAACCAGCGGCATTTTCAAAGCTGGAGAGTCCGCCTCCCAGATCTACATCTGTGAGTTTGTTGAAATTATATCCTGCAGAAAACCCGATCTGGGCTTGAGCGATGGGCGTTGTGCAGAGGCCGAAGCCTACAAAAGCCAGTACGAGTACGGCTAATTTGCTGTGTTGCTTATTCATACGATATGCGGCCCGCGGGCCTTGTGTTAAGAAAAATACTGGGCAGGGAAGGTTGCAACCTGATTTTTACTGACGAGTTCTCACAGTGTTCACCCACCCAATTTATGGTTGACTATACAAGTTTGCGCATTGCAAGCTCGTTTGAAACCTCTCCAAAGAGGCAATTTCGCGCAAGTGTCCAGACTGCATAACGCAGGGTAGACCAGCTTTGTTACTGACAGCCAATCGGTTGCCAAGACCCGGCATAAGCCTGCTTCCACCTACATATTCTAACGACAATATGAAAATCGGCATTACTTGTTACCCCGTGTACGGCGGTAGCGGTGTTGTAGCTACTGAACTGGGCATTGCGTTGGCAGCTCGAGGCCATGAAATCCATTTCATTTCTTATGCACTACCCTTCAGGCTAGGTAAGTTAACCCCTAACATTTTCTTCCACGAAGTAGCCGTTTCATCTTATCCATTATTTGAATATCCCCCGTATGCGCTCACACTAACGAGCAAAATGGCGGATATTGCAAAACACGAGCAACTGGACCTGCTCCACGTTCATTACGCAATTCCTCATGCAACCAGTGCCGTATTGGCGCGACAGATTCTCGCGGAACAGGGTATTAATATTCCTGTCGTCACAACCTTGCACGGTACTGATATAACCCTGGTTGGCAGAGACCCTTCTTTTGAACCTGTAGTAACTTATTCCATGAATCAATCGGACGGCATCACGGCTGTTTCTGATTATTTACGCCAGGAAACCATCAATCATTTTGATATCAAGCGGGATATTAAAGTCATTCCAAACTTTATTGATACAGAGCGATTCCAGCGGCTGGATACCTCGACACTCAAGCAAGAACTCTGCCCGAAATGCGAGAAAGTGCTGGTGCATGTATCAAACTTTCGACCCATCAAAAATACCCTGCACGTTGTGGAGATCTTCCACAAGCTGCGGCAAGCCGGATTGTCTCTGAAGCTGTTGCTTGTTGGCGATGGCCCCGACCGGATGCCGGCTGAACGATTGGCCCGCAAACTGGGGATCTACAATGAGATTCGGTTTATGGGAAAACAGGATGCGGTTGAGGAGATTCTGTCTATCGCCGACGTTTTCATCATCCCCAGTGGCTCTGAAACCTTTGGGCTCGCGGCCCTCGAAGCCATGGCTTGCGAAGTCCCCGTTGTTGCCAGCAATATTGGCGGCTTGCCTGAACTTGTTGAAGATGGCAAAACTGGATTCTTATGCCCGGAAGGCGACATTGACGCCTTTGCAGAAAAAACAAGAATGCTGATTGAAAACGACGATTTGCACCATAAAATGGGCAAAGCAGCACGCGAGGCTGCCGTTGAGAAGTTTGCGAATGAGCACATCATCCCGCAATATGAGCAATTCTATCAGCATGCCATAGCTCAAAAGCGCGGCACTCCTTCGAATGGCAGGCTTACCGATTACATAAAAACTGAACAGTAGTCCCCTTTTCATTAAAATGCACCAATAAAAAAGGCACAGCATATTTGCTGCGCCTTTTACTACTGTATTGCGTTTCGTTTATCCGACCGGGTCTTTGATTTCAAAGTACTCACGCTGAACGTTGAAAAATGGCTGTTTGTAGAGCCGCTTACCTGTTGCTTTTGCCAGCGCATTCGCAAGCGCTGCAGCTACGGGAGGCAAGGAAGGCTCACCCAGCCCGGTTGGATCTATGCCGTTATCGACAAAGAACGTTTCAATCTCTTTCGGGGCCTGCGGATTTCTGATTAACTTGTAACGATTGAAGTTATTTTGATCAGGCGCACCATCTTCGAACGACATCGCGCTGTACATGGCGTGTCCGATGCCATCCACAATGCCACCCTCGATCTGATTGAGCGCACTGCCGGGATTAATAACGATTCCGCAGTCGACAGCACACCAAACTTTGTGTACCTTCGGCATGTTGTCTGCGATCACAACGTCGGCAATTTGCGCCACATACGAATTGTGACAAAAGTAAGCTGACACACCCCGATAAACACCAGGCGTATCAGCACCCCAGTTAGCTTTTTCCTTGATCAGGCGCAGCACACCGGCATACCGGGCCGCATCATAATCATTTCTCTCGCCAACAGGATTTGCAATGGCACGCTCAAAGAGGGCCAACCGGAAATCAATAGGATCTTTCCCAGCTGCTTCAGCAACTTCATCCAAGAACATCTGCTCAGCCCCTGCAATAAAGTTCGACCGCGGCGCACGCCAGGCGCCCGTTGAGACGTCAGATTCAAGCGTAAAATTCTCTGCCAGGTAGTTGTCAACTGTACCGGCAGGGAATCGGTTGGCAAACACAGGGCTTCCATGGATGCCGGCGCCACGCACATGGAACCCAATCAATTTATTGTCTTCGTCGAGTGCCGCGCGGTACATAACCTGGTAAGCCGGCCGGTAGGTCCCCTGCGTCATGTCGTCTTCGCGGGTGTACACAAGTTTGACCGGTACGCCGGCTTTCTGGGAGATCATTGCGGCCTCCAGGCCGAAATCTCCACCATACAGCCGACGGCCAAAACCACCGCCCATCCGGGTCATGCCAATGGTAATCTGCTCTTCAGACATTCCCAATAGTTTCGAAACCGAACTGCGGAGAAATTCTGGTGTCTGAATTGGCCCGTGTAGCGTTGCATGATCCGCCGTTACGTCGGCGAAGAAGTTCATGGGCTCCATCGTATTGTGGGCCAGGAACGGCGCTGCATACGTACGCTCAACAATTTGTGCAGCATTTGCAAAAGCCGCCTCCGGATCACCATCACGTCGCGCCGGCTCGGTGGTGCCGTTTTGCAACAGATCTGTCAGGCCAGCTTCATGATCAGCAGAGCTTTCCAACGCCCCGGTTGCCTCCCACACCACGTTCAGCGCTTTTTTCGCTTTCATCACTTCCCAGGTAGAATTACCCAGAATTACAATTTTCTCAGGAAAAGCGTTGATATCCGACCATTGCGGCTCAAACCCTTCAGGCGCTACGTTAATCGTAAAGATGTCATGGATACCGGGCATCGCACGGGCTTCCGCATCATCAAGGGATTTCATTTTCATCCCAAACGCCGGCGCATGCTCGATCATTGCAATCAGCATACCCTCAGCTTTGTAATCGATGCCATACAGCGGCTCACCCTTGATAATTTTGACCGCGTCAACGTTTTTCTGGCTCGTCCCGATGATTTTAAAGTCTTTCGGGTCTTTCAGCACAACTTCTTCAGGCACCGCCATGCCGGCAGCAGCAGAAGCCACACTGCCATATCCAATGGTTCTACCACTGCCTTTGTGTGAGATCACCCCCGCCTCAGTGGTCAGCTCTGCAACAGGCACATCCCAAGCCTTTGCCGCCGCGTCCAGTAGCATGCGGCGTGCTGAAGCGCCGGCCATACGCAGGCCCTTCCAGCCTTGACGGATTGACTGGCTTCCCCCGGCAAGCTGCCGACGAAACTTACCCGTATCCAATCCAGCCTGTTCAACCACCACATTTTTCCAATCCACATCCAGCTCTTCCGCCACAATCATTGGCATCGCGGTTTTTACATTCTGCCCAATTTCCGGATTCGGGGACATGATGGTAACGATGCCATCGTCACTAATTTTCAAGAAAGCATTTACGTTGTGCCATGCAGAAACGCCGCTTGCCTGTGCAGCAGCTGGCGTTGCAGACCAATTGAAGCCCAGCATCATGCCACCGCCTGCAAGGGCAGACGCTTTCAAAAATGATCGTCTGTTTACGGTTGTTTTTAGTACTGTTGAATTCATTGTAGCCACGGTAGTGAATCTCTTTGCGTGATAAGATTAGCCCATTTTTCCAGCTGCATCCTTGATAGCTGCCCGGATGCGGACGTAGGTACCGCAGCGACAAATGTTGCCGTTCATTGCGTTTTCGATCTCCTGATCGGTTGGTTTGGGGTTCCTTGCCAGAAAAGCGGCAGCGTTCATGATCTGGCCGGCCTGACAATAGCCACATTGAGGCACATCGTGTTCAACCCAGGCTTCCTGGAGCGGATGATCACCCGCTTCAGACAGGCCTTCAATGGTTGTGATCGGCTTTTCACCAACAGCCGAAACCGGCACGGAGCAAGACCGAACCGCTACACCGTCCAGATGTACGGTACACGCCCCACATTGGGCAATTCCACACCCAAATTTGGTCCCCACCAAATCCAGATGGTCGCGCAAGACCCAGAGCATGGGCGTATCTGGCAAGACGTCAACCTGGAGGGTTTTGCCATTGACGTTGAGATTAAATGTAGCCATAGTGATTGGATGTTATAAAAGCGTTGCTCGAAAAAGTTAGCACGGAGTTTATTAAGGTAGTAAAGGCGCAGGAAAGCGGCAATTACAAGACCGATGAATATTGGCGAGGTTGCCGCTTAAAACGGATATTTTGGCAATTTGTATCAAGCAAAGAGATGGCATTTTGTGGGAGATCAAAAAACGGCAACGCACGTGTTGCAAAGGCGCTACGTAAACCGGTAGGTATCCTTTATTTACAAAGCAACTGACAACCAGTACTTTGCGTGTACGGAATCACAAAACATCCTGTACCTCCCCTGCCCATGATCCGCATTATTCTTGTTGCTCTTGTCACCCTGGTCAGCGCTTGCCAACCGCGCCAGCATGCTGTTGAAATAGATCTGTCAGAGCTTACTGTAGCCGACATCCACAACGCGTACAATAATGGCGATTACACAGCAGAGCAACTTGTCGAAGCTTACATCGCGCGCATCCAGCAATTCGACCAGGCAACGGGCATGAATGCTATTGTGCTGATCAATCCAGATGCACGCGAAGATGCGCGTGCACTGGATATCGAACTGCAAAACAACGGTACGCTGCGCCCGCTACACGGCATACCGATGATTGTGAAAGACAATTACAACACCATCGGACTGCAAACAGCGGCCGGCTCGGTGGCGCTCAAAGGATTCACGCCAGACACCGATGCCTTTCAGGTAAGCAAGCTAAAAGAGGCCGGCGCGATCATCATCGCCAAATCGAACATGGCAGAATGGGCCTTTAGCCCGCGTCACACAGAAAGCTCGCTTGCCGGCACAACCCGCAATCCGTACAACCTGGCCCATGTGCCGGCTGGCTCAAGTGGCGGGACGGGCGCCGGCGTAGCATCAAACTTCGGCACCATCGGCCTCGGTACAGACACAGGCAATTCCATTCGCGGCCCCTCATCCCACAATGCACTTGTTGGCTTTCGCTCAACCCTCGGCCTTACCAGCCGCGAAGGCATCGTCCCGCTCTACCTGCGAAA contains:
- a CDS encoding (2Fe-2S)-binding protein, with amino-acid sequence MATFNLNVNGKTLQVDVLPDTPMLWVLRDHLDLVGTKFGCGIAQCGACTVHLDGVAVRSCSVPVSAVGEKPITTIEGLSEAGDHPLQEAWVEHDVPQCGYCQAGQIMNAAAFLARNPKPTDQEIENAMNGNICRCGTYVRIRAAIKDAAGKMG
- a CDS encoding molybdopterin cofactor-binding domain-containing protein codes for the protein MNSTVLKTTVNRRSFLKASALAGGGMMLGFNWSATPAAAQASGVSAWHNVNAFLKISDDGIVTIMSPNPEIGQNVKTAMPMIVAEELDVDWKNVVVEQAGLDTGKFRRQLAGGSQSIRQGWKGLRMAGASARRMLLDAAAKAWDVPVAELTTEAGVISHKGSGRTIGYGSVASAAAGMAVPEEVVLKDPKDFKIIGTSQKNVDAVKIIKGEPLYGIDYKAEGMLIAMIEHAPAFGMKMKSLDDAEARAMPGIHDIFTINVAPEGFEPQWSDINAFPEKIVILGNSTWEVMKAKKALNVVWEATGALESSADHEAGLTDLLQNGTTEPARRDGDPEAAFANAAQIVERTYAAPFLAHNTMEPMNFFADVTADHATLHGPIQTPEFLRSSVSKLLGMSEEQITIGMTRMGGGFGRRLYGGDFGLEAAMISQKAGVPVKLVYTREDDMTQGTYRPAYQVMYRAALDEDNKLIGFHVRGAGIHGSPVFANRFPAGTVDNYLAENFTLESDVSTGAWRAPRSNFIAGAEQMFLDEVAEAAGKDPIDFRLALFERAIANPVGERNDYDAARYAGVLRLIKEKANWGADTPGVYRGVSAYFCHNSYVAQIADVVIADNMPKVHKVWCAVDCGIVINPGSALNQIEGGIVDGIGHAMYSAMSFEDGAPDQNNFNRYKLIRNPQAPKEIETFFVDNGIDPTGLGEPSLPPVAAALANALAKATGKRLYKQPFFNVQREYFEIKDPVG